One Bradyrhizobium diazoefficiens DNA window includes the following coding sequences:
- a CDS encoding aldehyde dehydrogenase family protein — protein sequence MTAILKNFIGGEWVDGSGLTRNINPSNTNDLVGEYAKADKAQTEKAIAAAKAAFPAWAHSTPQQRYDSLNKISLEIIARKEELGRLLAREEGKTLPEGIGEVARAGQIFAFFAGEALRLIGEKGASVRPGLDVELTREPMGVVGMITPWNFPIAIPAWKIAPALCYGNTVVFKPAELVPGSAHALSEIITRSGIPAGVFNLVIGSGSIVGQTLLEHPDVAAISFTGSVGTGRKIAQACVTSSNMKKFQLEMGGKNPLVVLDDADLKTAVEVAVNGAYFSTGQRCTASSRLIVTEGIHDRFVAAVAERLNGLSVDDALKAGVHIGPVVDQSQLDQDLRYIKIGQDEGAKLAFGGELLKRETPGHYLQPALFIEANNNMRIAREEIFGPVAAVIRAKNYDEALAISNDTEFGLASGICTSSLKYASHYKRNSESGMVMVNLPTAGVDYHVPFGGRKGSSYGAREQGSYAREFYTTVKTAYTYPG from the coding sequence ATGACTGCGATCCTGAAAAACTTCATCGGCGGCGAATGGGTCGACGGCTCCGGCCTCACCAGGAACATCAACCCCTCCAACACCAACGATCTCGTCGGCGAATACGCCAAGGCCGACAAGGCGCAGACCGAGAAGGCGATCGCAGCCGCCAAGGCCGCCTTCCCCGCCTGGGCGCACTCCACGCCGCAGCAGCGCTATGACTCGCTGAACAAGATCTCCCTCGAAATCATCGCCCGCAAGGAAGAGCTCGGTCGCCTGCTCGCCCGCGAGGAAGGCAAGACGCTCCCCGAAGGCATCGGCGAGGTCGCCCGCGCCGGCCAGATCTTTGCGTTCTTCGCCGGCGAGGCGCTGCGCCTGATCGGCGAGAAGGGCGCCTCCGTCCGTCCTGGCCTCGACGTCGAGCTCACCCGTGAGCCGATGGGCGTCGTCGGCATGATCACGCCCTGGAATTTCCCGATCGCGATCCCCGCCTGGAAGATCGCACCTGCGCTCTGCTACGGCAACACGGTCGTGTTCAAACCGGCTGAGCTGGTGCCGGGCTCGGCGCATGCGCTGTCCGAGATCATCACCCGCTCCGGCATTCCGGCTGGGGTGTTCAACCTCGTGATCGGCTCCGGCTCTATCGTCGGCCAGACCCTGCTCGAACATCCGGATGTGGCCGCGATCTCGTTCACGGGCTCGGTCGGAACGGGTCGCAAGATTGCGCAGGCCTGCGTGACGTCGAGCAACATGAAAAAGTTTCAGCTCGAGATGGGCGGCAAAAATCCACTGGTCGTGCTCGACGACGCCGATCTCAAGACCGCCGTCGAGGTCGCCGTCAACGGCGCCTATTTCTCGACCGGCCAGCGCTGCACCGCCTCGTCCCGCCTGATCGTCACCGAGGGGATCCACGACCGCTTCGTCGCAGCGGTGGCCGAGCGCCTGAATGGCCTGTCGGTGGACGACGCGCTCAAGGCCGGCGTCCATATCGGCCCTGTCGTCGACCAGAGCCAGCTCGACCAGGACCTGCGTTACATCAAGATCGGCCAGGACGAGGGCGCCAAGCTCGCCTTCGGCGGCGAGCTGCTCAAGCGCGAGACGCCCGGCCACTATCTCCAGCCGGCGCTGTTCATCGAAGCCAACAACAACATGCGCATCGCGCGCGAGGAAATCTTCGGGCCGGTTGCCGCAGTCATCCGCGCCAAGAATTACGACGAGGCGCTGGCGATCTCCAACGACACCGAGTTCGGCCTCGCCTCCGGCATCTGCACCAGCAGCCTGAAATACGCCTCGCACTACAAGCGCAACAGCGAGTCGGGCATGGTGATGGTCAATCTGCCGACCGCCGGCGTCGACTATCATGTGCCGTTCGGCGGCCGGAAGGGCTCGAGCTACGGCGCCCGCGAGCAGGGCTCCTATGCACGCGAGTTCTATACGACGGTGAAGACCGCCTATACCTATCCAGGTTGA
- a CDS encoding MFS transporter, translating to MSAVVSATDVRRSRVRLFIVTMLFLVTTVNYADRATLSIAGSALSKELHLDPVAMGWIFSAFGWSYVAAQVPGGWLLDRYGSRLVYAFSIIVWSLFTMMQGWVGFFSVGTAIVVLFALRLLVGVAEAPSFPANARIVAAWFPGNERGTASAFFNSGQYFATVIFAPLMGWIAHDYGWRYVFFVMGGLGMIMGFAWIKTVYGPKEHPGINEAEFDYIKEGGALVDLDAPRDERAPDSGPRWDHIRQLLSNRMMLGVYLGQYCINTLTYFFLTWFPVYLVKERGLSILQAGFVATLPALCGFIGGVLGGIISDAILRKTGSLTMARKIPIVGGMLLSMSIIACNYVDGQALVVGFMALAFFGKGIGALGWAVVSDTSPKEAGGVSGGLFNSFGNLSSITTPIVIGYIVAATGSFNGALVFVGINALVAAVAYLVVVGQIERVVLKRSS from the coding sequence ATGAGCGCAGTGGTGTCCGCAACGGACGTGAGGAGGTCTCGCGTCAGGCTGTTCATCGTGACCATGCTGTTCCTGGTCACGACGGTCAATTACGCCGACCGCGCCACGCTGTCGATCGCCGGCTCCGCGCTCTCCAAGGAACTTCATCTCGATCCCGTCGCCATGGGTTGGATCTTCTCGGCCTTCGGCTGGTCCTATGTGGCCGCGCAGGTGCCGGGCGGCTGGCTGCTCGACCGCTACGGCTCGCGCCTCGTCTATGCCTTCAGCATCATCGTCTGGTCCCTGTTCACGATGATGCAGGGCTGGGTCGGCTTCTTCAGCGTCGGCACGGCGATCGTCGTGCTGTTCGCGCTTCGCTTGCTGGTCGGCGTTGCGGAAGCGCCGTCCTTCCCCGCCAACGCCCGCATCGTCGCCGCCTGGTTTCCCGGCAATGAGCGCGGCACCGCATCGGCCTTCTTCAATTCGGGGCAGTATTTCGCCACCGTGATCTTCGCGCCGCTGATGGGCTGGATCGCCCATGATTACGGCTGGCGCTACGTGTTCTTCGTGATGGGCGGGCTCGGCATGATCATGGGCTTTGCCTGGATCAAGACCGTCTACGGCCCGAAAGAGCATCCCGGAATCAACGAGGCCGAGTTCGACTACATCAAGGAGGGCGGCGCGCTGGTCGACCTCGACGCGCCCAGAGACGAGCGCGCGCCGGACTCCGGCCCCCGCTGGGACCACATCCGCCAGCTCCTCTCCAACCGCATGATGCTCGGCGTCTATCTCGGCCAGTACTGCATCAACACGCTGACCTATTTCTTCCTGACCTGGTTCCCGGTGTACCTCGTCAAGGAGCGTGGCCTGTCGATCCTGCAAGCCGGCTTCGTGGCGACGCTGCCGGCGCTGTGCGGCTTCATCGGCGGCGTGCTCGGCGGCATCATTTCCGACGCCATCCTGCGCAAGACCGGTTCGCTGACCATGGCGCGCAAGATCCCAATCGTGGGCGGCATGCTGCTGTCGATGTCGATCATCGCCTGCAACTATGTCGACGGCCAGGCGCTGGTGGTCGGCTTCATGGCGCTCGCCTTCTTCGGCAAGGGCATCGGGGCGCTCGGCTGGGCGGTCGTCTCCGACACCTCGCCCAAGGAAGCCGGCGGCGTCTCCGGCGGCCTGTTCAACTCCTTCGGCAACCTCTCCTCGATCACCACGCCCATCGTGATCGGCTACATCGTGGCCGCGACCGGCTCCTTCAACGGTGCCTTGGTGTTCGTCGGCATCAACGCGCTGGTGGCCGCGGTCGCCTACCTCGTCGTGGTCGGCCAGATCGAGCGGGTGGTGCTCAAACGTTCCTCCTGA
- the kdgD gene encoding 5-dehydro-4-deoxyglucarate dehydratase encodes MSKMTPQEMAQKIGSGLLSFPVTPFKADYSFDEAIYRANMDWLCGYDVAGLFAAGGTGEFFSLTPSEVPQIVKIAVEETKGRVPVLAGTGYGTATAREIAIGAEKAGADGLLLLPPYLTHSEQEGLAAHVEAVCASVKIGVIVYNRDNAILQPDTLARLAERCPNLVGYKDGIGDIELMTRVYTKLGDRLTYVGGLPTAETFALPYLDMGVTTYSSAVFNFVPEFATNFYAAVRKRDHATIHAGLKDFILPLIEIRNRKKGYAVSIIKAGMKVIDRDSGPVRPPLTDLTEQEIAELTALVKKLPAIRSSQQAAE; translated from the coding sequence ATGAGCAAGATGACCCCGCAGGAAATGGCCCAGAAGATCGGATCCGGCCTCCTGTCCTTCCCCGTCACGCCGTTCAAGGCTGACTATTCCTTCGACGAGGCGATCTACCGCGCCAATATGGACTGGCTGTGCGGCTATGACGTCGCCGGCCTGTTCGCCGCCGGCGGCACCGGCGAGTTCTTTTCGCTGACGCCGAGCGAGGTTCCGCAAATCGTCAAGATCGCCGTCGAGGAGACCAAGGGTCGCGTGCCCGTGCTTGCCGGCACCGGCTATGGCACCGCCACCGCGCGCGAGATCGCGATCGGCGCGGAGAAGGCCGGCGCTGACGGCCTCTTGCTGCTGCCGCCCTACCTCACCCATTCCGAGCAGGAAGGCCTCGCCGCTCATGTGGAAGCGGTCTGCGCCTCCGTGAAAATCGGCGTCATCGTCTACAACCGCGACAACGCCATCCTCCAGCCCGATACGCTCGCCCGCCTTGCCGAGCGCTGCCCGAACCTCGTCGGCTACAAGGATGGCATCGGCGACATCGAGCTGATGACCCGCGTCTACACCAAGCTCGGCGACCGCCTGACCTATGTCGGCGGCCTGCCGACCGCGGAAACCTTTGCACTACCCTATCTCGACATGGGCGTGACGACCTATTCCTCGGCGGTGTTCAACTTCGTGCCGGAATTCGCCACCAATTTCTACGCTGCCGTGCGCAAGCGCGACCATGCGACGATCCATGCGGGCTTGAAGGATTTCATCCTGCCACTGATCGAGATCCGCAACCGCAAGAAAGGTTATGCGGTCTCGATCATCAAGGCCGGCATGAAGGTGATCGACCGCGATTCCGGCCCGGTCCGCCCGCCGCTCACCGACCTGACCGAGCAGGAGATTGCGGAACTGACCGCGCTGGTAAAGAAGCTCCCCGCCATTCGATCGTCACAACAAGCAGCAGAATAA
- a CDS encoding LysR substrate-binding domain-containing protein, which translates to MFDLNQLRCFVTVAEELHFGRAAARLNMTQPPLSRQIQVLEHIIDAPLLERTSRSVRLTPAGRSFLPEARRILKLAESASQVARRIALGKTGSLKIGFTAAAAYGFLPELVAACRARLPEVDFSLKEMVSGDQFEALTSGQIDAGLLRPPIARPELTSRRVVAEPLLAAIPKKHPLASAENITIKDFDDQPFVMYSPYESRYFHDLLVALFTRADILPRYVQHLSQIHSILAMVRAGLGLAIVPAAAAGLKISDVRLRPLKLRNRVPVELFMVWRRDDENPLLSALVKIASELSSAEVMED; encoded by the coding sequence ATGTTCGACCTCAACCAGCTCCGCTGTTTCGTCACCGTTGCAGAAGAGCTGCATTTCGGCCGCGCCGCCGCGCGGCTGAACATGACCCAGCCGCCGCTGTCCCGGCAGATCCAGGTGCTCGAGCACATCATCGACGCGCCGCTGCTGGAGCGCACCAGCCGCTCGGTACGCCTGACGCCGGCCGGGCGCAGCTTCCTGCCCGAGGCGCGGCGCATCCTGAAGCTTGCGGAAAGCGCCTCGCAGGTCGCCCGCCGTATCGCGCTCGGCAAGACCGGCTCGCTGAAGATCGGCTTTACGGCAGCAGCCGCCTACGGCTTCCTGCCCGAGCTCGTCGCGGCCTGCCGGGCCAGGCTGCCGGAGGTCGATTTCTCGCTGAAGGAGATGGTCTCCGGCGATCAGTTCGAGGCGCTGACCTCGGGCCAGATCGATGCCGGCCTGCTCAGACCGCCGATCGCGCGGCCGGAGCTGACGAGCCGCCGCGTGGTTGCCGAGCCCCTGCTCGCCGCCATCCCGAAGAAACACCCGCTGGCGAGCGCGGAAAACATCACCATCAAGGACTTCGACGACCAACCCTTCGTGATGTATTCGCCCTATGAGAGCCGCTACTTCCACGATCTGCTGGTCGCGCTGTTCACCCGCGCCGATATCCTGCCGCGCTATGTCCAGCACCTCAGCCAGATCCACTCGATCCTCGCGATGGTGCGCGCCGGCCTCGGCCTCGCCATCGTCCCGGCCGCAGCCGCCGGCCTGAAAATCTCCGACGTCCGGCTGCGTCCCCTCAAGCTGCGCAACCGCGTCCCGGTCGAATTGTTCATGGTCTGGCGCCGCGACGACGAGAATCCGCTGTTATCTGCATTGGTCAAAATCGCCAGCGAATTGTCCTCTGCGGAGGTGATGGAGGATTGA
- the gudD gene encoding glucarate dehydratase produces MAQTDISGASVAGASVAGAPVVTSMQVIPVAGRDSMLLNLSGAHAPFFTRNIVILTDNAGHTGVGEVPGGQKIWQTLQDARDLVIGKTVGAMNNILADVRTAFADRDAGGRGKQTFDLRVMIHAVTAIESALLDLLGQHLNLPAAALLGEGQQRKSVETLGYLFFVGDRRKSKLDYVSGDSGKAEWFNLRHQEAMTPDTVVRLAEATHDHYGFADFKLKGGVLRGEQEIEAVTAIAKRFPNARVTLDPNGAWSLDEAVSLCKNMHGILAYAEDPCGAEAGFSGREIMAEFRRATGLPTATNMIATDWRQLSHALRLGAVDIPLADPHFWTMQGSVRVAQTCRDNGLTWGSHSNNHFDISLAMFTHVGAAAPGKVTAIDTHWIWQDGQALTKEPLLIKGGRIAVPEKPGLGIEIDRTAIEAAHELYKKHGLGARDDATAMQDLIPGWTFDDKRPCLVR; encoded by the coding sequence ATGGCCCAGACCGACATCTCCGGCGCGTCAGTTGCCGGCGCGTCAGTCGCCGGCGCACCGGTCGTCACATCGATGCAGGTGATCCCGGTCGCGGGCCGCGACAGCATGCTCCTCAATCTGAGCGGCGCACATGCGCCGTTCTTCACCCGCAACATCGTCATCCTCACCGACAATGCCGGCCACACCGGCGTCGGCGAAGTGCCGGGCGGGCAAAAGATTTGGCAGACACTCCAGGATGCCCGCGACCTCGTGATCGGCAAGACCGTCGGCGCGATGAACAACATCCTCGCCGATGTCAGAACCGCCTTTGCCGACCGCGATGCCGGCGGCCGCGGCAAGCAGACGTTCGACCTGCGCGTGATGATCCATGCGGTCACCGCAATTGAATCCGCCCTGCTCGACCTGCTCGGCCAGCATCTCAATTTGCCGGCCGCAGCCCTGCTTGGCGAAGGCCAGCAACGCAAGAGCGTCGAGACACTGGGCTATCTCTTCTTCGTCGGCGACCGGCGCAAGTCCAAGCTCGACTATGTCAGCGGCGACTCTGGCAAGGCGGAATGGTTCAATCTCCGCCACCAGGAGGCGATGACGCCTGACACTGTGGTACGCCTGGCTGAAGCAACCCACGACCATTACGGCTTCGCCGACTTCAAGCTCAAGGGCGGCGTGCTCCGCGGCGAGCAGGAGATCGAGGCCGTCACGGCCATCGCAAAGCGCTTTCCCAACGCGCGCGTCACGCTGGACCCGAACGGCGCCTGGTCGCTCGACGAGGCTGTCAGCCTCTGCAAGAACATGCACGGCATCCTCGCTTATGCCGAGGATCCCTGCGGCGCCGAGGCCGGCTTCTCCGGCCGCGAGATCATGGCCGAGTTCCGCCGCGCTACGGGCTTGCCGACCGCGACCAACATGATCGCCACCGACTGGCGCCAGCTCTCCCATGCGCTACGCCTCGGTGCGGTGGACATTCCGCTGGCCGATCCCCATTTCTGGACCATGCAAGGCTCGGTGCGGGTCGCCCAGACCTGTCGTGACAACGGCCTGACCTGGGGCTCGCACTCCAACAACCACTTTGACATCTCGCTCGCCATGTTTACCCATGTCGGCGCCGCCGCCCCCGGCAAAGTCACCGCGATCGACACCCACTGGATCTGGCAGGACGGTCAGGCACTGACGAAGGAGCCGCTCCTGATCAAGGGCGGCAGGATCGCCGTGCCGGAGAAGCCCGGCCTCGGTATCGAGATCGACCGCACGGCCATCGAGGCCGCGCATGAGCTCTACAAGAAACATGGACTTGGCGCCCGCGATGACGCTACTGCCATGCAGGACCTGATCCCCGGCTGGACCTTTGACGACAAACGTCCCTGTCTGGTTCGTTAA
- a CDS encoding alkaline phosphatase family protein translates to MTIETRPLAAVAIAFASTLTLSLLSPSFARTDDKDKGDVKHVLLISVDGMHEVDLQRYVSSHPSSSFARLLAQGVHFADAHTSRPSDSFPGLLAFMTGGTPKTHGVFYDDSYDRTLFAPGSNCKGTPGTETLFDESIDYDLTRLDGGGSAGSDHIDPTHLPMRLKNGKCEPVYPHQFQRLNTIMEVIHEAGRRTAWSDKHPAYEIISGPSGKGLDELYAPEINSTSVPGQPGADWTTDPSFTRTYDQLKVTAVLNWINGFDHTGKTKVGVPAIFGMNFQAVSVGQKVTADGYLDAAATPSPQLQASLDFVDASLGQMLDALADQHLARDTLVIVGAKHGQSPIDVNKLHMLTGSTNPKLGGGARADVTDPADLLTNGGVALAQETADDVALIWLKNQGDAEKAVAILEADRKGSNKAHIEKIYAGEELVDRFGDPAAGRTPDIIIQPIAGTIYSGSKKKIAEHGGFAEDDTHVLLVVSNPKLAPTVVHERVANRQVAPTILKALGLEPDELEAVRGEDHTRLLPAVRLKDRD, encoded by the coding sequence ATGACGATCGAAACACGGCCGCTTGCGGCCGTCGCTATCGCTTTTGCCTCGACCTTGACTCTTTCGCTGCTGTCTCCATCGTTCGCGCGCACGGACGACAAGGACAAGGGCGACGTCAAGCATGTCCTGCTGATCAGTGTCGACGGCATGCATGAGGTCGACCTGCAACGCTATGTCAGTTCCCACCCATCATCGAGCTTCGCCAGATTGCTTGCGCAGGGCGTGCACTTCGCCGATGCGCACACCTCACGACCCTCAGACTCCTTCCCCGGCCTCCTTGCGTTCATGACCGGTGGAACGCCGAAAACCCATGGCGTGTTCTATGACGATTCCTACGACCGCACGCTGTTTGCGCCAGGCAGCAACTGCAAGGGCACTCCGGGAACCGAGACGCTCTTCGACGAATCGATCGACTACGACCTGACCAGGCTCGATGGCGGCGGCTCCGCCGGATCCGATCACATCGATCCGACCCATCTGCCGATGCGCCTGAAGAACGGCAAATGCGAGCCGGTCTATCCGCATCAATTCCAGCGGCTCAACACCATCATGGAAGTGATCCACGAGGCGGGTCGGCGCACCGCCTGGTCGGACAAGCACCCGGCCTACGAGATCATCAGCGGTCCGTCCGGCAAGGGCCTCGACGAGCTCTATGCGCCCGAGATCAACTCCACCTCGGTGCCGGGACAGCCGGGCGCCGATTGGACCACCGACCCGAGCTTCACGCGCACCTATGACCAGCTCAAGGTCACGGCCGTGCTGAACTGGATCAACGGTTTTGATCACACCGGCAAGACCAAGGTGGGCGTTCCCGCAATCTTTGGCATGAACTTCCAGGCCGTCAGCGTCGGCCAGAAGGTGACTGCCGACGGATACCTCGATGCCGCTGCAACGCCGAGCCCGCAACTCCAGGCTTCGCTCGACTTCGTCGATGCCTCGCTCGGCCAGATGCTGGATGCACTGGCGGACCAGCATCTCGCCCGTGACACGCTGGTCATCGTCGGCGCCAAGCACGGCCAGTCGCCGATCGACGTCAACAAGCTGCACATGCTGACCGGCAGCACCAACCCAAAGCTGGGCGGCGGCGCACGCGCCGACGTGACCGATCCGGCCGATCTGCTGACCAATGGCGGCGTCGCGCTGGCCCAGGAAACCGCCGATGACGTTGCGCTGATCTGGCTCAAGAACCAGGGTGATGCCGAGAAGGCCGTTGCGATCCTCGAGGCCGACCGCAAGGGCAGCAACAAGGCTCACATCGAAAAGATCTACGCCGGCGAGGAGCTGGTCGATCGGTTCGGCGATCCGGCGGCCGGCCGTACGCCCGACATCATCATCCAGCCGATCGCCGGCACGATCTACAGCGGAAGCAAGAAAAAGATCGCCGAACATGGCGGCTTCGCCGAGGACGACACACACGTCCTGCTCGTCGTCTCCAATCCAAAACTCGCTCCCACGGTCGTCCACGAGCGCGTCGCGAACCGGCAGGTCGCGCCCACCATCCTGAAGGCGCTCGGCCTGGAGCCGGACGAGCTCGAGGCGGTGCGCGGCGAGGACCATACCCGTCTGTTGCCGGCCGTGCGGCTGAAGGATAGGGACTGA